In Brassica rapa cultivar Chiifu-401-42 chromosome A06, CAAS_Brap_v3.01, whole genome shotgun sequence, a single window of DNA contains:
- the LOC103871283 gene encoding ABC transporter G family member 13: protein MATTPEAEEVEHGSDKAAMFLAWEDLTVVIPNFGQGPTKRLLNGVNGCGEPNRILAIMGPSGSGKSTLLDALAGRLAGNVVMSGKVLVNGKKRRLDFGTSAYVTQEDVLLGTLTVRESIAYSAHLRLPSKLSRKQITDIVEATITDMGLQECSDRTIGNWHMRGISGGEKKRLSIALEVLTKPSLLFLDEPTSGLDSASAFFVVQILRNIASNGKTVISSIHQPSGEVFALFDDLLLLSGGETVYFGEAKFATKFFGEAGFPCPSRRNPSDHFLRCVNSDFDGITATVVESRRIHDSSFSLYQETSNTLDPFDNMPTAEIRTRLVRKFKCSEYAVASRARIQEITSIKGLVTERNNASQTSWWKQLRVLTQRSFINMSRDLGYYWIRIGVYILLSICVGSVFFNVGRNHTNVMNTAACGGFMAGFMTIMSIGGFQSFIEEMKVFSRERLNGHYGVAVYTVSNFLSSLPFIILMCLGTTSITNYMVKFQPSASHFFYSCLDLISAIATVESCMMMIASMVPNFLMGVIIGAGYIGVMILSAGFFRLFPDLPMVFWRYPVSYINYGAWALQGAFKNEMIGVEYNSPLPLVPKMKGELILETVLGINPAQSKWLDLGVVLMILVAYRLLFFAILKFREKVFPLIHMLYTKRTLSYIQKRPSFRRMSPFPSKRHNVHHALSSQEGLNSPLH, encoded by the exons ATGGCTACTACTCCTGAGGCTGAGGAGGTGGAGCacggtagtgataaggctgcgATGTTCCTGGCGTGGGAAGACCTTACGGTGGTGATTCCAAACTTCGGCCAAGGACCGACTAAGAGATTATTGAATGGAGTGAATGGTTGTGGTGAGCCAAATAGGATCTTAGCCATCATGGGTCCTTCTGGTTCTGGCAAATCTACACTTCTTGATGCTTTAGCAG GAAGATTAGCAGGGAATGTAGTGATGAGTGGCAAGGTTCTTGTCAATGGCAAGAAGAGAAGGCTTGACTTTGGTACTTCT GCCTATGTGACACAAGAAGATGTATTGCTAGGAACTTTGACAGTGAGAGAATCCATAGCTTACTCAGCTCATCTCAGGCTCCCATCAAAGCTAAGCAGAAAACAGATCACTGACATCGTGGAAGCTACAATCACTGACATGGGTCTACAAGAATGTTCAGACAGGACTATAGGAAACTGGCATATGCGAGGAATAAGCGGAGGAGAGAAGAAACGGCTCAGTATTGCACTCGAGGTCCTAACCAAACCGAGTCTCCTCTTCTTAGACGAGCCCACAAGTGGTTTGGACAGTGCATCGGCTTTCTTCGTGGTTCAGATTCTCAGAAACATCGCTAGCAATGGCAAAACCGTGATTTCTTCGATTCATCAGCCGAGTGGTGAGGTCTTTGCACTCTTTGATGACTTGCTACTTCTCTCTGGAGGAGAAACTGTTTACTTTGGAGAAGCAAAGTTTGCAACAAAG TTCTTTGGGGAAGCTGGCTTTCCTTGTCCTAGTAGACGGAATCCATCTGACCACTTCCTGCGCTGTGTCAACTCAGACTTCGATGGCATCACAGCAACTGTGGTTGAATCTCGGAGAATCCAC gattcttctttctctctttaccAAGAAACGTCAAACACGTTAGACCCCTTCGATAATATGCCAACAGCAGAGATCAGAACAAGGCTTGTCAGAAAATTCAAGTGTTCAGAATACGCAGTAGCTTCACGCGCAAGAATTCAAGAAATAACATCAATA AAGGGACTTGTCACTGAAAGGAACAATGCGAGTCAAACAAGCTGGTGGAAACAACTAAGAGTGCTTACTCAACGGTCTTTCATCAACATGAGTAGAGACTTAGGGTACTACTGGATACGAATTGGAGTCTACATATTGTTATCCATCTGCGTCGGTTCTGTCTTCTTCAACGTGGGGAGAAACCACACAAATGTGATGAATACTGCAGCTTGTGGAGGATTCATGGCAGGTTTCATGACTATTATGTCAATAGGAGGTTTCCAATCTTTCATTGAAGAGATGAAG GTGTTTTCTAGGGAGAGGCTTAACGGACACTATGGAGTTGCAGTATACACTGTGTCTAACTTCCTCTCCTCGTTGCCTTTCATAATCCTCATGTGCCTTGGAACCACGTCAATCACTAACTACATGGTGAAGTTCCAACCCTCAGCTTCTCATTTCTTCTATAGCTGTCTCGACCTCATCAGTGCCATTGCAACCGTGGAGAGTTGCATGATGATGATTGCTTCAATGGTTCCTAACTTCTTGATGGGAGTCATAATAGGAGCTGGCTACATT GGAGTTATGATATTGAGTGCTGGATTTTTCAGACTGTTTCCTGACTTACCTATGGTGTTCTGGAGATACCCAGTGTCTTACATAAACTATGGTGCATGGGCACTACAG GGAGCATTCAAGAATGAGATGATTGGAGTTGAGTATAATTCTCCATTACCTTTGGTACCAAAGATGAAAGGAGAGCTCATTCTTGAAACTGTTCTTGGCATTAATCCAGCACAGTCCAAGTGGTTGGATCTAGGTGTTGTGCTGATGATTCTAGTTGCGTATAGGCTTCTCTTCTTCGCCATCCTCAAGTTTCGGGAAAAGGTTTTCCCATTGATTCACATGCTATACACAAAGAGAACTCTGAGCTATATCCAGAAGAGGCCTTCTTTCAGGAGAATGTCacctttcccttccaagagaCACAATGTTCACCATGCCCTCTCTTCTCAAGAAGGACTTAACTCTCCACTGCATTAG
- the LOC103871284 gene encoding protein TRAUCO, which translates to MDPPHSTPIIEEPQVPISLPEEPIDPAPNNPDSEKPDPDQPGSDLKLESDSDAPTASSSDNPKSESAPVQNDAVIEEEDEVDEEEEDEHPIKKQKPLDSLNPLAVKNEEEPEPPSATPIVTAATTKKSKSKKKNNNVWVTKSTRKGKKKSKATTTPSSAAVDDKVLITPVPRFPDKGDDTPDSVIRLSKVYKAEKVEVSEDRLTAGSSKGYRMVRATRGVVEGAWYFEIRVVSLGETGHTRLGWSSEKGDLQAPVGYDGNSFGFRDVDGCKIHKAVRGEYAEGGYKEGDVIGFYINLPDGEAFAPKPPRYVWYKGQRYVCAPDTKEEPPKVVPGSEISFFKNGVCQGVAFKDLFGGRYYPAASMYTLPDQPNCVVKFNFGPDFEFYPEDFGERATPRPMWEVPYHGFNGKPENDGSDDMKS; encoded by the exons ATGGATCCTCCTCACTCAACTCCCATAATCGAAGAACCACAAGTTCCAATCTCGCTTCCCGAAGAACCCATCGATCCAGCACCAAACAACCCCGATTCGGAGAAACCGGATCCCGATCAACCCGGATCCGACTTAAAACTCGAATCCGACTCAGACGCTCCCACCGCTTCCTCCTCCGACAACCCTAAATCAGAATCCGCACCCGTCCAAAACGACGCCGtaatagaagaagaagacgaagtagacgaagaagaggaagacgaaCATCCGATTAAGAAACAGAAACCTCTCGATTCTCTCAATCCCCTCGCCGTGAAGAACGAGGAGGAGCCGGAGCCTCCATCAGCGACTCCGATCGTAACCGCCGCAAcaaccaaaaaatcaaaatccaagaagaagaacaacaacGTATGGGTTACAAAGAGCACACGCAAAGGCAAAAAGAAGAGCAAAGCCACCACCACGCCGAGCTCAGCCGCCGTGGACGACAAGGTCCTCATCACGCCGGTCCCGAGGTTCCCCGATAAGGGAGACGACACGCCCGACTCCGTGATCCGCCTCTCGAAGGTCTACAAGGCGGAGAAAGTCGAGGTGAGCGAGGACAGGCTCACCGCGGGGAGCAGCAAAGGGTACAGGATGGTGAGGGCCACGAGGGGAGTCGTGGAGGGAGCTTGGTACTTTGAGATTAGGGTTGTGAGTTTGGGGGAGACGGGGCATACGAGGCTTGGGTGGTCGAGTGAGAAGGGGGACTTGCAGGCGCCTGTGGGGTATGATGGGAatagttttgggtttagggatGTTGATGGGTGTAAGATACATAAGGCTGTGAGGGGGGAGTATGCTGAGGGAGGGTATAAGGAAGGGGATGTTATTGGGTTTTATATTAACTTGCCTGATGGGGAAGCTTTTGCTCCTAAGCCGCCTCGGTATGTGTGGTATAAAGGGCAGAGGTATGTGTGTGCGCCTGATACTAAAGAGGAGCCTCCTAAAGTTGTGCCAG GTAGTGAAATATCGTTCTTCAAAAATGGTGTATGTCAGGGAGTTGCTTTCAAAGATCTTTTTGGCGGTCGTTACTACCCTGCTGCTTCAATGTACACTCTCCCCGACCAGCCAAACTGTGTTGTGAAGTTCAATTTTGGCCCAGATTTCGAGTTTTACCCTGAGGATTTTGGTGAGCGTGCAACACCGAGGCCCATGTGGGAGGTTCCGTATCATGGATTCAATGGTAAACCTGAAAACGATGGTTCTGATGATATGAAGAGTTAG
- the LOC103871285 gene encoding phospholipase A1-Igamma3, chloroplastic produces the protein MAAPSSLIALKNPRFLTSSPHNIFNTKQKTLILTTHMKTCSIVYSSSCTSINSSTTQHKQPLVLDNKQEEEEAELEEEEVNLGSIWREVQGCNNWEGLLDPMNNHLRREIIRYGEFAQACYDSFDFDPHSKYCGSCKYHPSDFFSNLDLNLHKGYTITRYLYATSNINLPNFFQRSKLSSIWSQHANWMGYIAVATDEEEVARLGRRDIVIAWRGTVTYLEWIYDLKDILCSANFGDDPSIKIELGFHDLYTKKEDSCKFSSFSAREQVLSEVKRLIEYYGQAGHEISITVTGHSLGAALALVSAYDVAELNLNHIPDNNTKVPVSVFSFSGPRVGNLRFKERCEELGVKVLRVINVHDKVPSVPGIFANEKFQFQKYIEEATSFPWSYAHVGTELALDHKKSPFLKPTKDLGCAHNLEALLHLVDGYHGGEEGEEKKFCLVTKRDIALVNKSCDFLKSDYHVPPCWRQDENKGMVKTGDGRWVLPDRPRLEPHRPEDITHHLQKVLGTSNDEPKLLH, from the coding sequence ATGGCTGCTCCATCATCACTAATAGCTCTCAAGAACCCAAGATTCCTCACTTCTTCTCCTCACAATATCTTcaataccaaacaaaaaaccCTAATCTTGACAACACATATGAAGACTTGTTCCATCGTTTACTCATCTTCTTGCACAAGcattaactcttcaacaacTCAACATAAGCAACCCCTTGTTTTAGACaacaaacaagaagaagaagaagcagaactcgaagaagaagaagtgaatcTTGGATCAATTTGGAGAGAAGTACAAGGTTGTAATAACTGGGAAGGACTACTAGATCCAATGAACAACCATCTTAGAAGAGAGATCATACGTTACGGCGAGTTTGCTCAAGCTTGCTACGACTCATTCGACTTTGATCCTCACTCCAAATACTGCGGCTCTTGCAAGTATCATCCTTCAGATTTCTTCTCAAACCTTGACCTAAATCTCCACAAGGGCTACACCATAACACGTTACCTCTACGCAACTTCCAACATCAACCTCCCAAACTTCTTCCAAAGATCAAAACTCAGCTCTATTTGGAGCCAACATGCAAACTGGATGGGTTACATTGCTGTAGCTACGGACGAAGAAGAGGTGGCTAGACTCGGGAGACGTGACATAGTCATCGCTTGGAGGGGCACGGTCACTTATCTCGAATGGATCTATGACTTGAAAGACATTCTTTGTTCAGCTAACTTTGGTGATGACCCTTCAATCAAGATTGAACTAGGGTTTCATGACTTGTACACCAAGAAAGAAGACTCTTGCAAATTCTCTTCCTTCTCGGCTAGAGAACAGGTTTTGTCCGAAGTCAAACGTCTTATTGAGTACTATGGTCAAGCAGGTCATGAGATAAGCATCACCGTGACAGGTCACAGCCTCGGTGCAGCTCTTGCTTTGGTCAGTGCTTATGATGTCGCTGAGCTAAACTTGAATCACATACCGGACAACAACACTAAAGTACCGGTGAGTGTGTTCTCCTTCTCAGGACCTCGTGTAGGTAACTTGAGGTTCAAGGAACGATGCGAAGAGCTAGGTGTCAAAGTTTTGAGAGTGATAAACGTGCATGACAAGGTACCTTCAGTTCCAGGGATATTCGCAAACGAGAAGTTTCAGTTTCAGAAATATATCGAGGAGGCAACATCATTCCCATGGAGCTACGCACACGTTGGCACAGAGCTTGCCTTAGACCACAAGAAAAGCCCGTTTCTGAAACCAACTAAGGATTTGGGCTGTGCACATAACCTAGAAGCTTTACTTCATTTGGTGGATGGATATCACggaggagaagaaggagaagagaagaagtttTGTTTGGTGACGAAGAGGGACATAGCTTTAGTGAACAAGAGTTGTGACTTCCTAAAAAGTGATTATCACGTACCGCCTTGTTGGAGACAAGACGAGAACAAAGGGATGGTTAAGACCGGAGATGGTCGGTGGGTTTTGCCTGATCGACCACGGCTCGAGCCTCATCGACCAGAAGATATCACACATCATCTTCAAAAAGTTCTTGGCACGTCTAACGACGAACCTAAACTCTTACATTAA